A window of Candidatus Gorgyraea atricola contains these coding sequences:
- the lspA gene encoding signal peptidase II: MPVKRRERQIAISAVFIFAILAIDQISKTLIVANLAIGQSMPIIKNILHVTFVKNTGAAFGLFKNSTPIFIAISIIAVVFIAGLILSSIKKANFFSNKAFDIGLILILSGALGNLIDRLKCGYVIDFIDVRIWPVFNIADTCITIGTILLLLSFRKSTL, from the coding sequence ATGCCAGTCAAAAGAAGAGAACGACAAATAGCGATCTCCGCTGTTTTTATTTTTGCAATTCTCGCCATTGACCAAATTTCAAAGACTCTAATTGTCGCCAATCTCGCAATAGGCCAGTCCATGCCTATCATAAAGAACATCCTGCACGTCACCTTTGTAAAAAATACAGGCGCGGCATTCGGGCTTTTCAAAAACAGCACTCCAATATTTATCGCAATATCGATCATAGCAGTGGTCTTTATAGCAGGACTTATTTTAAGCTCCATCAAAAAGGCCAATTTTTTCTCAAACAAGGCCTTTGATATCGGCCTCATCCTGATCCTCTCAGGCGCCCTGGGTAATCTAATAGACAGGCTCAAATGTGGCTATGTTATTGATTTCATTGATGTTAGAATATGGCCCGTTTTCAATATAGCAGACACTTGCATAACCATAGGCACCATACTTTTACTCCTATCCTTCAGGAAGAGCACTCTGTAG
- a CDS encoding NAD(P)H-dependent glycerol-3-phosphate dehydrogenase: protein MKITVLGDGGWGTALAILLKNKGLDVSLWGAFKDNIDAIKKHGENRKFLPGVKVPKGIQLSSDLTTACEDANLIILAIPSRFLREILTKNIITLKESKAILVSVTKGLEQKTLKRMSEAITSVLGEKDLAVLSGPSIAPEVARGIPTAVTVASEDEALAQKVRDIFRTETFRVYTNKDVTGVELGGALKNIIAIAAGISDGLGFGANTKAAILTRGLIEMTRLGKAMGANQETFSGLSGLGDLVTTCVSKQGRNRNFGEDIGKGKKPQDLLKKTVMEIEGAWTSKAALGLGKLHKIELPITQQVYSVIFEQKPALKAVNELMLRDPKAE, encoded by the coding sequence ATGAAAATAACTGTACTAGGAGATGGTGGCTGGGGTACAGCCCTTGCCATACTTTTGAAGAATAAAGGCCTTGATGTTTCCCTGTGGGGCGCGTTTAAAGATAATATCGACGCCATAAAAAAGCATGGAGAAAACAGGAAATTTCTGCCTGGCGTTAAGGTTCCTAAGGGTATCCAGCTTAGCTCTGATCTGACCACAGCATGTGAAGATGCAAATCTGATAATCCTGGCCATACCATCGCGCTTTCTAAGAGAAATCCTGACAAAAAATATAATCACTTTAAAAGAATCAAAGGCCATCCTTGTCAGCGTGACAAAGGGCCTTGAGCAAAAGACCCTTAAGAGAATGAGCGAGGCCATAACTAGTGTTTTAGGAGAAAAAGACCTGGCAGTCCTCTCAGGTCCGAGCATAGCACCTGAAGTAGCCAGAGGCATACCAACAGCTGTCACAGTCGCATCTGAGGACGAAGCACTGGCGCAAAAAGTAAGAGATATTTTCAGGACAGAGACCTTCCGGGTCTATACAAATAAAGATGTCACAGGTGTAGAGCTCGGCGGCGCACTCAAGAACATCATTGCCATAGCAGCTGGCATCTCAGACGGCCTTGGTTTTGGCGCCAACACAAAAGCAGCCATACTCACAAGGGGCCTTATAGAGATGACCCGTCTTGGTAAAGCCATGGGTGCAAATCAGGAAACTTTTAGCGGTCTGAGCGGCCTGGGCGATTTAGTCACAACCTGCGTAAGCAAACAAGGTCGTAACCGCAACTTTGGCGAAGACATAGGAAAAGGCAAAAAACCCCAGGATCTCCTAAAGAAAACCGTAATGGAAATCGAAGGCGCCTGGACCTCCAAGGCAGCCCTTGGCCTGGGCAAACTCCACAAAATCGAGCTCCCCATCACCCAGCAAGTCTATTCAGTAATATTCGAACAAAAACCCGCCCTAAAAGCCGTAAACGAACTAATGCTCCGCGACCCCAAAGCAGAGTAA